One region of Streptomyces sp. NBC_00442 genomic DNA includes:
- a CDS encoding acyl-CoA dehydrogenase, with translation MGHYKSNLRDIEFNLFEVLGRDKLYGTGPFGEMDVDTAKSILEEIARLAENELADSFADADRNPPVFDPATNTAPVPESFKSSYKAFMDSEYWRLGLPEEIGGTVSPRSLIWAYAELLLGSNPAIWMYSSGPAFAGILFEEGNEQQKKIAEIAVDKRWGSTMVLTEPDAGSDVGAGRTKAVEQADGSWHIEGVKRFITSGEHDMEENILHYVLARPEGHGPGTKGLSLFLVPKFHFDWETGELGERNGVYATNVEHKMGLKASNTCEMTFGDQHPAKGWLIGDKHDGIRQMFMIIEFARMMVGTKAIATLSTGYLNALEYAKERVQGSDLSQFMDKTAPKVTITHHPDVRRSLMTQKAYAEGMRSLVLYTASIQDAIQVKEAAGEDAKALVGLNDLLLPIVKGYGSEKSYEKLSHESLQTFGGSGYLQEYPIEQYIRDAKIDTLYEGTTAIQGQDFFFRKIVRDQGASLNALSEEIKKFLAEQNGNAELGGALDSLAKAAVDLEAIVGTMITDLTATGEDVKNIYKVGLNTTRLLMASGDVVVGYLLLKGAAVAAEKLSSASAKDVPFYTGKIAAAKFFAANVLPGVGTARALAETVDNSLMELDEAAF, from the coding sequence ATGGGGCACTACAAGTCGAATCTCCGCGACATCGAGTTCAACCTCTTCGAGGTGCTCGGACGCGACAAGCTGTACGGCACCGGCCCGTTCGGGGAGATGGACGTCGACACCGCCAAGTCGATCCTGGAGGAGATCGCCCGCCTCGCCGAGAACGAGCTGGCCGACTCCTTCGCGGACGCGGACCGCAACCCGCCGGTCTTCGACCCGGCCACGAACACCGCTCCGGTCCCGGAGTCCTTCAAGAGCTCCTACAAGGCGTTCATGGACTCCGAGTACTGGCGCCTGGGCCTGCCCGAGGAGATCGGCGGCACCGTCTCGCCGCGCTCCCTGATCTGGGCGTACGCCGAGCTGCTGCTCGGTTCGAACCCCGCGATCTGGATGTACTCCTCGGGCCCGGCCTTCGCCGGCATCCTCTTCGAGGAGGGCAACGAGCAGCAGAAGAAGATCGCCGAGATCGCGGTCGACAAGCGCTGGGGCTCGACGATGGTCCTGACCGAGCCCGACGCCGGCTCGGACGTGGGCGCGGGCCGCACCAAGGCCGTCGAGCAGGCGGACGGCTCGTGGCACATCGAGGGCGTGAAGCGCTTCATCACCTCCGGCGAGCACGACATGGAGGAGAACATCCTCCACTACGTCCTCGCCCGCCCCGAGGGCCACGGCCCCGGCACCAAGGGCCTGTCCCTCTTCCTCGTCCCGAAGTTCCACTTCGACTGGGAGACCGGCGAGCTGGGCGAGCGCAACGGCGTGTACGCGACGAACGTCGAGCACAAGATGGGCCTGAAGGCGTCCAACACGTGCGAGATGACGTTCGGCGACCAGCACCCCGCCAAGGGCTGGCTGATCGGCGACAAGCACGACGGCATCCGCCAGATGTTCATGATCATCGAGTTCGCCCGCATGATGGTCGGCACGAAGGCCATCGCCACCCTGTCGACGGGTTACCTCAACGCCCTCGAGTACGCCAAGGAGCGCGTCCAGGGCAGCGACCTCTCGCAGTTCATGGACAAGACCGCGCCGAAGGTGACGATCACTCACCACCCGGACGTACGACGCTCGTTGATGACGCAGAAGGCGTACGCGGAGGGCATGCGCTCGCTCGTCCTCTACACCGCCTCGATCCAGGACGCGATCCAGGTCAAGGAGGCGGCGGGCGAGGACGCGAAGGCGCTCGTCGGCCTCAACGACCTGCTGCTGCCCATCGTGAAGGGCTACGGCTCGGAGAAGTCGTACGAGAAGCTGTCGCACGAGTCGCTCCAGACCTTCGGCGGCTCCGGGTACCTCCAGGAGTACCCGATCGAGCAGTACATCCGCGACGCCAAGATCGACACGCTGTACGAGGGCACCACGGCGATCCAGGGCCAGGACTTCTTCTTCCGGAAGATCGTCCGGGACCAGGGCGCGTCCCTGAACGCCCTCTCCGAGGAGATCAAGAAGTTCCTCGCGGAGCAGAACGGCAACGCGGAGCTGGGCGGCGCGCTCGACTCGCTCGCCAAGGCCGCCGTCGACCTGGAGGCGATCGTCGGCACGATGATCACCGACCTGACGGCGACCGGCGAGGACGTCAAGAACATCTACAAGGTGGGCCTCAACACGACCCGCCTGCTGATGGCTTCGGGTGACGTGGTGGTCGGCTACCTGCTCCTCAAGGGCGCGGCCGTCGCCGCCGAGAAGCTGTCCTCGGCCTCGGCCAAGGACGTCCCCTTCTACACGGGCAAGATCGCCGCCGCAAAGTTCTTCGCGGCGAACGTTCTGCCGGGTGTCGGCACGGCGCGTGCGCTGGCCGAGACCGTGGACAACTCGCTGATGGAGCTGGACGAGGCGGCGTTCTAG